The Chryseolinea soli genome contains a region encoding:
- a CDS encoding amidohydrolase: MHDLKITLIQSDIHWEDVDANLSSFEEKIWQISGSTDVIVLPEMFTTGFTMSAQKYAEHMNMRTFKWMKQMADQTGALILGSYIVTVHDRYYNRLLWMEPGGNFKTYDKRHLFRMANEHKTYAPGESLLIGTWRGWRICPLVCYDLRFPVWSRNKWDLTSKRLSYDAAIYVANWPITRIDAWDTLLKARAIENLSYIVGVNRIGQDGQGIEYNGHSSVIGPKGDTIYTNEGMEAIRTTELSANALQAFRDRFPAFMDADDFTIEFEEYEESDYLPG; the protein is encoded by the coding sequence TCGGATATTCACTGGGAAGACGTCGACGCCAATTTGTCGTCGTTCGAGGAGAAGATCTGGCAGATCAGTGGCTCGACGGACGTGATCGTGCTCCCGGAAATGTTCACGACCGGATTCACGATGTCGGCACAGAAATATGCCGAACACATGAACATGCGCACCTTCAAATGGATGAAGCAGATGGCCGATCAAACCGGCGCGCTCATCCTGGGCAGCTATATTGTGACGGTCCACGACCGCTATTACAACCGTTTGCTGTGGATGGAGCCGGGCGGAAATTTTAAGACTTACGACAAGCGCCACCTTTTCCGGATGGCCAACGAACATAAAACCTATGCGCCCGGCGAGAGCCTCCTCATCGGCACCTGGCGCGGTTGGAGGATCTGCCCCCTGGTTTGCTACGACCTGCGCTTCCCGGTGTGGAGCCGCAACAAGTGGGACCTCACTTCGAAAAGGCTTTCCTATGATGCGGCCATCTACGTGGCCAACTGGCCCATTACCCGCATCGATGCTTGGGATACGCTCTTAAAAGCCCGCGCCATTGAAAACCTAAGCTACATCGTGGGCGTGAACCGCATCGGCCAGGACGGCCAGGGCATTGAATATAACGGCCACTCGTCGGTGATCGGTCCCAAAGGCGACACGATCTATACCAACGAAGGCATGGAAGCCATCCGCACAACCGAACTCAGCGCCAACGCACTCCAGGCGTTCCGCGACCGCTTCCCGGCGTTCATGGACGCCGATGATTTCACGATCGAGTTTGAGGAATACGAAGAGTCGGATTATCTCCCCGGATAA